From a single Miscanthus floridulus cultivar M001 chromosome 8, ASM1932011v1, whole genome shotgun sequence genomic region:
- the LOC136468446 gene encoding uncharacterized protein, giving the protein MQDAVLRCHQQVARILLEHQDNKTPKESFTKGDSTKRSLEDGDERNSKKAKLAQKSSAEVSEENPNGEEKPNGEGDEEKSNGEEDGDSDDVDGSSDEDDGDASDAEGDDQNAPGDAEGDDQNARDKSRKNRPGNAGKPKKKKSYNATKFLGVPLAKTDKYKGTSPLISPFKKEGTGTQEPPVGEALVVLKNIINNEKYQSPPGGMGTTIADIWQLSGADITKSFESKTLCEDTVVSFYMKCLMKDDNSLGPEYSGYRLFLDPKISELLLRKKEYRKDKNCAYIKVVVAELESHYKAEQFLNCRQIFLPVCYEKH; this is encoded by the exons ATGCAGGATGCAGTGCTCAGGTGCCACCAACAAGTTGCAAGGATCCTCCTTGAGCACCAAGATAATAAAACTCCCAAGGAAAGCTTTACAAAGGGGGATTCAACGAAGAGGAGCCTAGAAGATGGAGATGAAAGAAATAGCAAGAAAGCAAAGCTGGCTCAGAAGAGCAGC GCGGAAGTGAGTGAGGAAAACCCAAATGGTGAGGAAAAACCAAATGGTGAAGGTGATGAGGAAAAATCAAACGGTGAAGAAGATGGGGATTCAGATGATGTGGAtggatcaagtgatgaagatgatggggaTGCAAGTGACGCAGAGGGTGATGATCAGAATGCACCTGGTGACGCAGAGGGTGATGATCAGAATGCACGTGATAAGAGTAGGAAGAACAGGCCTGGAAATGCAGGGAAACCAAAAAAGAAGAAGTCATATAACGCAACCAAGTTCCTGGGAGTGCCACTGGCGAAAACTGATAAATATAAAGGAACCTCCCCGCTGATCTCCCCTTTCAAAAAGGAGGGTACTGGGACCCAAGAACCACCTGTGGGTGAAGCACTGGTAGTGttgaaaaatataattaacaacGAAAAGTACCAGAG TCCTCCGGGAGGAATGGGGACTACTATTGCGGATATCTGGCAGCTATCTGGAGCAGATATTACCAAGAGCTTTGAAAGCAAAACATTGTGTGAAGACACGGTAGTATCATTCTACATGAAGTGTCTCATGAAGGATGACAATTCTTTAGGACCAGAGTATTCAGGTTACAGGCTTTTCCTGGATCCTAAAATTTCT GAATTGTTGTTGCGTAAGAAGGAGTACCGTAAGGATAAGAATTGTGCATACATCAAAGTGGTTGTTGCAGAACTCGAATCACATTACAAGGCCGAACAATTTTTGAATTGCAGACAA ATTTTTTTGCCCGTCTGCTATGAGAAGCATTAG
- the LOC136470934 gene encoding uncharacterized protein has translation MRCHRFAMMTEFQKIQNLRLQHNEDLKKIVAEHCSLSEIYKHIIQKAKIQDEELINLMKEKIVVDIEDHHICELYFIKSLEPHGHLSNFIVDALCHIWNQEWNNKKMLSQCAVDQLLKRQIRAHYIEREITEEVLKEYNIIFVPVLRGDHWTLVVVELRTEVITVLDSLYDNLQDYHWTLISSLKEHLSLKADREISTPNVQKQTNL, from the exons ATGAGGTGTCATCGATTTGCTATGATGACAGAATTTCAAAAAATACAGAACCTCCGGCTACAGCATAATGAAGACTTAAAGAAGATTGTGGCAGAACATTGTAGCTTGTCTGAGATCTACAAGCATATCATACAGAAGGCcaaaattcaagatgaagaattgATCAATTTGATGAAAGAAAAGATTGTAGTGGACATAGAGGACCATCATATTTGTGAGTTATATTTCATTAAATCCCTCGAACCACATGGTCACTTATCCAACTTTATTGTGGATGCTCTCTGCCACATATGGAACCAAGAATGGAATAACAAGAAGATGCTTTCTCAATGTGCTGTT GATCAATTGTTAAAGAGGCAAATAAGAGCACATTATATCGAAAGAGAGATTACAGAAGAAGTTTTAAAGGAATACAACATT ATTTTTGTCCCTGTCCTTCGAGGTGATCACTGGACATTGGTTGTGGTGGAACTTCGGACAGAAGTTATAACTGTACTTGATTCCCTATATGATAACCTTCAAGATTATCACTGGACATTG ATAAGCTCATTGAAAGAGCATCTTAGTTTAAAAGCTGACAGAGAGATTTCAACACCAAATGTTCAAAAGCAAACAAACCTGTAA